Proteins found in one Thermaerobacter subterraneus DSM 13965 genomic segment:
- a CDS encoding acyl-CoA synthetase encodes MPPAPDDPALRLALRNTIGDALRRSARKHRDRIALHFGDRRWTYAGLDAAVTRLARALLAMGLEPGDRVAALGRNSDTYVLLFLACARAGFIHVPVNFMLTGRELLYILNQSGSRAVFYDAQLEPAVAAVRDQAAATLFATMESLLETVLAAGPGEEGSGAAPGAGSPAPASGSPASAGGAPDAAAGGAPDAGGDAGDDAGGDAAGDAAFAAVDEDQVVQLLYTSGTTAAPKGAMMTHRALLAEYLSCIVELDIQHHDRCLHALPLYHSAQMHVFLMPQLLVGATGWILPAPVPEVCLPLIARQRINSMFAPPTVWINFLRHPEFDRHDLSSLKKVYYGASIMPVPVLQELRQRLPGVAVYNCYGQSEIAPLATVLRPEEHDARPASAGRPVLHVETRVVDPDMRDVPPGQLGEIVHRSPQLLVGYWEKPEETAEAFQGGWFHSGDLGYMDEEGYLYVVDRIKDVINTGGVLVASREVEEVLYTHPAVSEVAVIALPDPRWIEAVTAVVVLKRGATATADDLIAHARQHLAPFKVPKRVIFVDDLPRNASGKILKRELRARFAEGTG; translated from the coding sequence ATGCCCCCCGCACCGGACGATCCGGCCCTGCGCCTGGCCCTCCGCAACACCATCGGCGACGCCCTGCGCCGGTCCGCCCGCAAGCACCGCGACCGCATCGCCCTCCACTTCGGCGACCGCCGGTGGACCTATGCCGGGCTGGATGCCGCCGTCACCCGCCTCGCCCGGGCCCTGCTGGCCATGGGCCTGGAGCCGGGCGACCGGGTGGCCGCCCTGGGCCGCAACTCGGACACCTACGTCCTGCTCTTTCTCGCTTGCGCTCGGGCCGGGTTCATCCATGTGCCGGTCAACTTCATGCTGACGGGCCGGGAGCTTCTTTACATCCTGAACCAGTCGGGCAGCCGGGCGGTGTTCTACGACGCCCAGCTGGAGCCGGCGGTGGCCGCGGTGCGCGACCAGGCCGCCGCCACCCTCTTCGCCACCATGGAGTCGCTGCTGGAGACCGTGCTGGCCGCCGGACCGGGCGAGGAGGGATCTGGGGCCGCGCCCGGTGCAGGCTCGCCCGCTCCCGCCAGCGGCTCCCCCGCTTCGGCCGGCGGGGCTCCGGATGCCGCTGCCGGTGGCGCACCCGACGCTGGTGGTGACGCCGGTGATGACGCCGGTGGTGACGCCGCCGGTGACGCCGCCTTCGCGGCCGTGGACGAGGACCAGGTGGTCCAGCTCCTGTACACCTCGGGCACCACCGCCGCCCCCAAGGGGGCCATGATGACCCACCGGGCCCTCCTGGCGGAGTACCTGAGCTGCATCGTGGAACTGGACATCCAGCACCACGACCGTTGCCTGCACGCCCTGCCCCTCTACCATTCCGCCCAGATGCACGTCTTCCTGATGCCGCAGCTCCTGGTGGGGGCCACGGGCTGGATCCTCCCGGCGCCGGTGCCGGAGGTGTGCCTGCCCCTGATCGCCCGCCAGCGGATCAACTCGATGTTCGCCCCGCCCACGGTGTGGATCAACTTTCTCCGGCATCCCGAGTTCGACCGGCATGACCTGTCGAGCCTGAAGAAGGTGTATTACGGCGCCTCCATCATGCCGGTACCGGTGCTGCAGGAGCTGCGGCAGCGGCTGCCGGGGGTGGCGGTCTACAACTGCTATGGCCAGAGCGAGATCGCCCCCCTGGCCACGGTGCTCCGCCCCGAGGAGCACGACGCCCGCCCCGCCTCGGCCGGGCGCCCCGTGCTCCACGTGGAGACCCGGGTGGTCGACCCGGACATGCGGGACGTGCCGCCGGGCCAGCTGGGGGAGATCGTCCACCGGTCGCCCCAGCTGCTGGTGGGTTACTGGGAGAAGCCCGAGGAGACGGCGGAGGCGTTCCAGGGCGGGTGGTTCCACTCGGGCGACCTGGGCTACATGGACGAAGAAGGGTACCTGTACGTGGTCGACCGGATCAAGGACGTGATCAACACGGGCGGCGTGCTGGTCGCCAGCCGGGAGGTGGAGGAGGTCCTCTACACCCATCCCGCCGTCTCGGAGGTGGCCGTGATCGCCCTGCCCGACCCCAGGTGGATCGAGGCGGTGACGGCGGTGGTGGTGTTGAAGCGGGGCGCCACCGCCACGGCGGACGACCTGATCGCCCACGCCCGCCAGCACCTGGCGCCCTTCAAGGTCCCCAAACGGGTCATCTTCGTGGACGACCTGCCCCGCAACGCCTCGGGCAAGATCCTGAAGCGCGAGTTGCGCGCCCGGTTTGCCGAGGGGACCGGCTGA
- a CDS encoding zinc-dependent alcohol dehydrogenase: MLQGYLAGIRRLTLRQVPVPEPGPGEVVVKIRCALTCGTDLKTFRRGHARLPVPGPFGHEAAGVVHAAGEGVERFRPGDAVMWVPTAPCGQCPPCRRGQENLCRHLFDPERMALGAYAEFIRLPAPIVARHLFAKPGHLSFEQAAFLEPLSCVVRGWRRLGRPEEVVVIGTGTIGLLHVMVARALQVPRIVAVGRRAAGLELARQAGATETLAADAQEALPRIRALFGGEGPAAVIEATGRAESWQAAAQWVRPGGRVLLFGGLAGGTWVHFEAFRLHYEEVDLIGSFHYTPADVREAYDLLARGRLPVAMLITHRRPLAELPEVFQALDRGEAIKVALYPEGAETGGAGEAGGPARPGGGDGPGQGSSSQTLP; encoded by the coding sequence TTGCTGCAAGGATACCTGGCCGGCATCCGCCGGCTGACCCTGCGCCAGGTCCCCGTGCCCGAGCCGGGGCCGGGGGAAGTGGTGGTCAAGATCCGCTGCGCGCTGACCTGCGGCACCGACCTGAAGACCTTCCGCCGGGGCCACGCGCGCCTGCCCGTTCCGGGCCCCTTCGGCCATGAAGCGGCCGGAGTCGTCCATGCCGCCGGCGAAGGGGTGGAACGCTTCCGGCCGGGCGACGCGGTGATGTGGGTGCCCACGGCACCGTGCGGCCAGTGCCCGCCCTGCCGGCGGGGCCAGGAGAACCTGTGCCGGCACCTCTTCGATCCCGAGCGCATGGCCCTGGGGGCGTATGCCGAGTTCATCCGCCTGCCGGCGCCCATCGTGGCCCGGCACCTGTTTGCCAAGCCCGGTCACCTGTCTTTCGAGCAGGCCGCCTTCCTCGAACCCCTGAGCTGCGTGGTGCGGGGCTGGCGGCGGCTGGGCCGGCCCGAAGAAGTGGTGGTCATCGGCACCGGCACCATCGGGCTCTTGCACGTCATGGTGGCGCGGGCGTTGCAGGTACCCCGCATCGTGGCCGTGGGGCGGCGAGCGGCGGGGCTGGAACTGGCCCGGCAGGCGGGGGCCACCGAGACCCTGGCGGCGGATGCCCAGGAGGCCCTGCCCCGGATTCGCGCCCTCTTCGGCGGTGAGGGGCCGGCGGCGGTCATCGAGGCCACCGGCCGCGCGGAAAGCTGGCAGGCGGCCGCCCAGTGGGTCCGGCCGGGCGGGCGGGTGCTGCTCTTCGGCGGCCTGGCCGGCGGCACCTGGGTACACTTCGAAGCCTTCCGGCTCCATTACGAAGAGGTCGACCTCATCGGTTCCTTCCACTACACCCCGGCCGACGTGCGGGAGGCGTACGATCTTTTGGCCCGCGGCCGGCTGCCGGTGGCGATGCTGATCACCCACCGGCGGCCCCTGGCCGAGCTGCCGGAGGTCTTCCAGGCCCTGGACCGGGGGGAGGCGATCAAGGTCGCCCTCTACCCTGAGGGGGCCGAAACGGGCGGGGCGGGCGAGGCGGGCGGGCCGGCCCGGCCGGGCGGAGGGGACGGGCCGGGTCAGGGTTCGTCATCGCAAACCCTGCCCTGA
- a CDS encoding long-chain fatty acid--CoA ligase has translation MMDFPLTLLTIFRRAEALFGAREIVTRLPDKSFHRYTYREFTERARRLAVALQELGVGRGDRVATLMWNQYQHLEAYFGIPAAGAVLHTLNLRLHPSELAYIVQHAGDKVLIVDRTLLPLYQQFRDHVQLEHVIVVGAAPAGAGPGAGGSGAGEAAGAGGFLDYEQLLAAADPSRYREPDLDEREAAAMCYTSGTTGRPKGVVYSHRALVLHSLGTALPDCVGMGEADCCLPVVPMFHANAWGMPFTATMVGAKQVFPGPHLDAVSLLEDFSQERVTLTAGVPTIWLGILQELDKNPGRWDLSSLRAMLVGGSAAPRGMIQAFQERHGLRVIHGWGMTETSPVGTLSHLPPDLAEAPAGVQYDLRAKQGRPVPLVEVRIRNDQGVAPWDGETMGELEIRGAWVAASYYNAPEAADRWTADGWLRTGDIATIDPRGFVEIKDREKDLVKSGGEWISSVALENELMAHPAVAEAAVIAVPHPRWQERPLAVVVLKEGHTVTREELLDWLRPKFAKWWLPDDVVFVPEIPRTSTGKFLKAALRERFRDHLAAGG, from the coding sequence ATGATGGACTTCCCCCTTACTCTCCTGACCATCTTTCGGCGGGCCGAGGCCCTGTTCGGTGCCCGCGAGATCGTCACCCGCCTGCCGGACAAGAGCTTCCACCGCTACACCTACCGGGAGTTCACCGAGCGGGCGCGGCGCCTGGCCGTGGCGCTTCAGGAGCTGGGCGTCGGCCGCGGGGACCGGGTCGCCACGCTGATGTGGAACCAGTACCAGCACCTGGAGGCCTATTTCGGCATTCCCGCCGCCGGGGCGGTGCTGCACACCCTGAACCTGCGCCTGCACCCCTCGGAGCTGGCCTATATCGTTCAGCACGCCGGCGACAAGGTGCTGATCGTGGACCGGACCCTGCTGCCCCTCTACCAGCAGTTCCGCGACCACGTGCAGCTGGAGCACGTGATCGTGGTGGGCGCCGCGCCGGCGGGCGCCGGTCCGGGCGCGGGGGGTTCCGGCGCGGGCGAGGCGGCCGGCGCCGGCGGGTTCCTCGATTACGAGCAGCTGCTGGCCGCCGCCGACCCCTCCCGGTACCGGGAACCGGACCTGGATGAACGGGAAGCCGCCGCCATGTGCTACACCTCCGGCACCACCGGGCGTCCCAAGGGCGTGGTCTACTCCCACCGGGCCCTGGTCCTGCACTCCCTGGGCACGGCCCTGCCCGACTGCGTGGGCATGGGCGAGGCCGACTGCTGCCTGCCCGTGGTTCCCATGTTTCACGCCAACGCCTGGGGCATGCCCTTCACGGCCACCATGGTGGGGGCCAAGCAAGTCTTCCCCGGGCCCCACCTGGACGCCGTCAGCCTGCTGGAAGACTTCTCCCAGGAGCGGGTGACGCTGACCGCCGGCGTCCCCACCATCTGGCTGGGCATCCTGCAGGAGCTCGACAAGAACCCGGGCCGGTGGGATCTCTCCAGCCTGCGGGCCATGCTGGTGGGCGGTTCGGCAGCGCCCCGCGGCATGATCCAGGCGTTCCAGGAGCGGCACGGCCTGCGGGTGATCCACGGCTGGGGCATGACCGAAACCTCCCCCGTGGGCACCCTCTCCCACCTGCCCCCGGACCTGGCGGAGGCTCCCGCCGGCGTCCAGTACGACCTGCGGGCCAAGCAGGGCCGGCCGGTTCCCCTGGTGGAGGTCCGCATCCGCAACGACCAGGGCGTGGCGCCGTGGGACGGCGAAACCATGGGCGAGCTGGAGATCCGGGGCGCCTGGGTCGCCGCCTCCTATTACAACGCTCCCGAGGCTGCCGACCGCTGGACCGCCGACGGCTGGCTGCGCACCGGCGACATCGCCACCATCGACCCGCGGGGCTTCGTGGAGATCAAGGACCGGGAGAAGGACCTGGTCAAGTCCGGCGGCGAGTGGATCAGCTCCGTGGCCCTGGAGAACGAGCTGATGGCCCACCCCGCCGTGGCCGAGGCGGCGGTCATCGCCGTACCCCATCCCCGGTGGCAGGAGAGGCCCCTGGCGGTGGTGGTCCTCAAAGAGGGCCACACGGTCACCCGGGAGGAACTCCTGGACTGGCTCCGGCCCAAGTTCGCCAAGTGGTGGCTGCCCGACGACGTGGTCTTCGTGCCGGAGATTCCTCGCACATCCACCGGCAAGTTCCTCAAGGCCGCCCTGCGGGAGCGCTTCCGTGACCACCTGGCGGCGGGCGGCTGA
- a CDS encoding alpha/beta hydrolase: protein MHRPHHPPFQAVEHRHRSRLLAGNPWGDPAERSLWVLVPPDGLPDRPVPCIWILSGFGGTGASQLNFNPWEETLPERLGRLYAEGRIGPALFALPDCFTFLGGSQYLNSPAVGPYEDYLVRELVPLVERHYAVSAHGLAGKSSGGYGSFVQAARHPEVFQAFACHSGDMAFEYCYLPDFPKFLDHVRQLGGLDAYLDAYRQLRAQGRSLNRTWQASLNILAMAACYSPDPAEPHGIALPVDLEIGALRPAVWERWLALDPVRLAPRVAGTLRRLRLVYIDCGRQDEFNLLWGARQLHRALDDLGIAHTYDEFDGGHFSIAHRYDLSLPLLYRALAGDTPAGDPPRDRSS, encoded by the coding sequence GTGCACCGACCCCACCACCCGCCCTTCCAGGCCGTGGAACACCGCCACCGCAGCCGGCTGCTGGCGGGCAACCCCTGGGGCGACCCGGCCGAGCGCTCCCTGTGGGTGCTGGTTCCTCCCGATGGGTTGCCGGACCGGCCGGTGCCCTGCATCTGGATCCTCTCCGGCTTCGGGGGAACGGGTGCGAGCCAGCTCAACTTCAACCCCTGGGAGGAGACCCTGCCGGAGCGGCTGGGGCGCCTCTACGCCGAGGGCCGCATCGGGCCCGCCCTCTTTGCCCTGCCCGACTGCTTCACCTTCCTGGGCGGCAGCCAGTACCTGAACTCCCCCGCCGTGGGCCCTTACGAAGACTACCTGGTCCGGGAGCTGGTCCCCCTGGTGGAGCGGCACTACGCCGTGTCGGCCCACGGCCTGGCGGGCAAGTCGTCGGGCGGGTACGGGTCCTTCGTCCAGGCCGCGCGGCACCCGGAGGTCTTCCAGGCCTTCGCCTGCCACTCGGGGGACATGGCGTTCGAGTACTGCTACCTCCCCGATTTCCCCAAGTTCCTCGACCATGTGCGCCAGCTGGGCGGCCTTGATGCCTACCTGGACGCCTACCGCCAGCTGCGGGCCCAGGGCCGGTCCCTCAACCGAACCTGGCAGGCGTCCCTGAACATCCTGGCCATGGCGGCCTGCTACTCGCCCGACCCCGCAGAACCCCACGGCATCGCCCTGCCGGTCGACCTGGAAATCGGCGCCCTGCGCCCCGCCGTCTGGGAACGGTGGCTGGCTCTGGACCCCGTCCGCCTGGCGCCCCGGGTGGCCGGCACCCTCCGCCGCCTGCGGCTGGTCTACATCGACTGCGGGCGCCAGGACGAGTTCAACCTGCTCTGGGGCGCGCGGCAGCTGCACCGGGCGCTGGATGACCTGGGCATCGCCCACACCTACGACGAGTTCGACGGCGGCCACTTCAGCATCGCCCACCGCTACGACCTCTCGCTGCCCTTGCTCTACCGGGCCCTGGCGGGCGACACCCCGGCCGGGGATCCGCCACGGGACCGCTCCAGCTGA
- a CDS encoding CoA transferase — protein MKCVPAHARPSPAPPPSLAPLQGCRVVNLAVNVPGPVAAARLQALGATVYKIEPPGGDPLATAAPAWYRSLTAGQEVRRLDLKSAAGRDELYRLLAGADLLLTAQRPSALARLGLSAAELGRRFRQLAHVAIVGYPAPRQEEPGHDLTYLAEAGLLDPPALPRTLLADLAGAERAVAAALALLLARERGLPLHPVEVSLAEAAFALAEPLRHGLTAPGGLLGGAFPFYRCYAAREGWVAVAALEPHFARRLLADLLEDGELLEDTGQGTGGAPRPKESAAAPGDRQSTQDTPLPAPGALSGLLEATSRGAGLSAVLPMGVEARLATAFRRRTAEEWEAWARCRDLPIVAVRAAVRPEAPSGR, from the coding sequence GTGAAGTGCGTGCCCGCCCATGCCCGCCCCTCCCCCGCGCCGCCCCCGTCCCTGGCTCCGCTGCAGGGTTGCCGGGTCGTCAACCTGGCTGTCAACGTCCCGGGGCCGGTGGCCGCAGCCCGGCTTCAAGCCCTGGGCGCCACGGTTTACAAAATCGAACCACCGGGCGGCGATCCGCTGGCCACGGCGGCTCCCGCCTGGTACCGGTCCCTGACCGCGGGGCAGGAGGTGCGCCGCCTGGACCTGAAGTCGGCGGCAGGGCGGGATGAGCTGTACCGCCTGCTGGCGGGGGCGGATCTGCTTCTGACCGCCCAGCGCCCCTCGGCCCTGGCCCGGCTCGGGCTTTCGGCCGCCGAGCTGGGCCGGCGCTTTCGGCAGCTGGCCCACGTGGCCATCGTGGGCTACCCCGCGCCCCGGCAGGAAGAACCCGGCCACGACCTGACCTACCTGGCGGAAGCGGGACTGCTCGACCCGCCGGCTCTACCCCGCACCCTGCTGGCCGACCTGGCCGGGGCCGAACGGGCGGTGGCCGCCGCCCTGGCCCTCCTGCTGGCGCGGGAGCGGGGCCTCCCCCTCCACCCGGTCGAGGTCAGCCTGGCCGAGGCGGCTTTCGCCCTGGCCGAGCCCCTGCGGCACGGGCTGACGGCACCCGGTGGCTTGCTGGGGGGCGCCTTCCCCTTCTACCGGTGCTACGCTGCCCGGGAAGGCTGGGTGGCCGTGGCGGCCCTGGAGCCCCACTTCGCCCGGCGGCTGCTGGCCGATCTGCTGGAAGACGGCGAGCTGCTGGAAGACACCGGCCAGGGCACCGGCGGCGCCCCTCGACCGAAGGAGAGCGCGGCCGCGCCAGGGGACCGGCAAAGCACCCAGGACACCCCCCTTCCCGCCCCCGGCGCCCTGAGCGGGCTGCTCGAGGCGACCTCAAGGGGGGCGGGCCTGTCGGCGGTCCTGCCCATGGGGGTGGAGGCTCGCCTGGCCACCGCCTTCCGCCGCCGCACGGCGGAGGAGTGGGAGGCCTGGGCACGCTGCCGGGACCTGCCCATCGTCGCCGTGCGGGCAGCGGTGAGGCCGGAGGCACCCTCAGGGAGGTGA
- a CDS encoding alcohol dehydrogenase catalytic domain-containing protein translates to MAEGVTGPATGAPVLPEAMQVALLDGQGQVRVARRPVPQPGPGEALVRLRACGICSSDLLDWYVAGKAREGPFVFGHEPAGEIVAFGPGAVPPPGVDVGSRVFVHHHAPCMACAACRRGDYVHCPLWRQPGLRPGGMAEYAVIAPQVLRHDTLPLPEGAGWEVGVLVEPVACAVHALQRAGLEPGQRVMVIGAGFMGQVLGLVARAWGAAERAVVDRVPGRLAWAARRWATLVLDTRAGTQAEPAQPPGGPVPWVRVASGPEEVARRLAERWGEGADLVLVSPAGEQPLRLGIACARPGGTVVMFAPTAPGHDPAIPGYDIFFREIRLVPSYSAGPPDTRAALDLLASGQVPARELVTHRYPLAEVAAAYRQVKDPGALKVLVEL, encoded by the coding sequence ATGGCGGAAGGGGTGACCGGTCCGGCGACGGGGGCGCCGGTTCTTCCGGAGGCGATGCAGGTGGCCCTTCTCGACGGGCAAGGGCAGGTCCGGGTGGCCCGGCGGCCCGTGCCGCAGCCCGGTCCGGGTGAAGCCCTGGTCCGGCTGCGGGCCTGCGGCATCTGCTCCAGCGACCTGCTGGACTGGTACGTGGCGGGGAAAGCCCGGGAGGGACCCTTCGTCTTCGGTCACGAGCCGGCGGGCGAGATCGTGGCCTTCGGGCCGGGTGCGGTGCCGCCGCCCGGGGTGGATGTGGGCAGCCGGGTCTTCGTCCACCACCATGCCCCCTGCATGGCGTGCGCCGCCTGCCGGAGGGGCGATTACGTCCACTGCCCCCTCTGGCGCCAGCCGGGCCTGCGGCCGGGCGGCATGGCGGAGTACGCCGTCATCGCACCCCAGGTGCTCCGGCACGACACCCTGCCCCTGCCGGAGGGCGCGGGATGGGAGGTGGGGGTCCTGGTCGAACCGGTGGCCTGTGCGGTCCATGCCCTGCAGCGGGCCGGCCTGGAACCGGGGCAGCGGGTGATGGTGATCGGCGCCGGGTTCATGGGCCAGGTGCTGGGGCTGGTGGCCCGGGCCTGGGGCGCGGCCGAGCGGGCCGTGGTCGACCGGGTGCCGGGCCGGCTGGCCTGGGCGGCCCGGCGCTGGGCGACCCTGGTCCTCGACACCCGGGCCGGGACCCAGGCCGAGCCGGCGCAGCCGCCGGGCGGTCCGGTGCCGTGGGTCCGGGTGGCCTCCGGCCCCGAGGAGGTGGCGCGCCGCCTGGCCGAGCGCTGGGGGGAGGGCGCCGACCTGGTCCTGGTCTCGCCAGCCGGGGAGCAGCCTCTGCGGCTGGGCATCGCCTGCGCCCGGCCGGGAGGTACCGTGGTGATGTTCGCCCCCACGGCCCCCGGCCACGATCCGGCCATTCCGGGGTATGACATCTTCTTCCGGGAGATCCGGCTGGTCCCCAGCTACTCGGCGGGGCCGCCCGACACCCGGGCGGCGCTGGACCTGCTGGCCTCCGGCCAGGTTCCGGCGCGCGAGCTGGTCACCCACCGCTACCCCCTGGCGGAGGTGGCCGCGGCCTACCGCCAGGTCAAGGACCCCGGCGCCTTGAAGGTCCTGGTCGAGCTGTGA